In the genome of Streptosporangiales bacterium, one region contains:
- a CDS encoding metalloregulator ArsR/SmtB family transcription factor, producing MAQYSAVLDGVFVALADPTRRAVIRRLGRGPASVGDLASEAPMTLPSFMKHVRVLESNGLIRTAKSGRVRTCELNPERFALVEDWLTEQRRIWAVRTDRLERFVTIPKEEH from the coding sequence ATGGCTCAGTATTCGGCGGTGCTCGACGGCGTGTTCGTCGCGCTTGCCGACCCGACGAGGCGTGCCGTGATCCGGCGGCTCGGTCGCGGGCCGGCTAGCGTCGGCGACCTCGCGAGCGAGGCCCCTATGACGTTGCCGTCGTTCATGAAGCACGTGCGGGTGCTGGAGTCGAATGGCCTGATCCGCACGGCGAAGTCCGGCCGGGTGCGCACCTGCGAGCTCAACCCGGAGCGGTTCGCGCTCGTCGAGGACTGGCTCACGGAGCAGCGACGCATCTGGGCGGTCCGCACCGATCGCCTGGAGCGGTTCGTCACCATCCCCAAGGAGGAGCATTGA
- a CDS encoding polyketide cyclase — MNLDLDLGIDRVIRAPRKAVWDAWTDPANLAQWWVPAPTHCRVERLDVRPGGAFVTLMSDDGDAFVPHLDACFLVVDELERIVFTNAIDSGWRPTSPAPILMTAEVVLRDHPDGTDYRITVRHGDPAARARHAELGFAEGWGSVADQLTRLVESGAGR, encoded by the coding sequence TTGAATCTCGATCTCGATCTCGGCATCGACCGGGTCATCCGCGCGCCCCGCAAAGCCGTGTGGGATGCGTGGACCGATCCGGCCAACCTGGCGCAGTGGTGGGTGCCCGCGCCGACCCACTGTCGTGTGGAGCGTCTCGACGTCCGGCCCGGCGGCGCGTTCGTCACGCTGATGAGCGACGACGGCGACGCGTTCGTCCCGCATCTGGACGCGTGCTTCCTCGTGGTGGACGAGCTCGAACGGATCGTGTTCACCAACGCGATCGACAGCGGATGGCGTCCCACGAGCCCCGCACCGATCCTGATGACCGCCGAGGTCGTTCTGCGGGACCACCCGGACGGCACCGACTACCGGATCACCGTGCGCCACGGCGACCCGGCCGCCCGCGCCCGGCACGCCGAGCTCGGCTTCGCCGAGGGCTGGGGCAGCGTCGCCGACCAGCTCACCCGGCTCGTCGAGAGCGGGGCCGGGCGATGA
- a CDS encoding deaminase: MKVAVLEFITLDGVSQAPGSSTEDTSDGFTKGGWLVPHMDEVFVRRTSEWLDCADGLLLGRRTYTAFARDWPAITDPDDPFTERMNSLPKYVVSNTIEAGSWSPTTVLRGDPVEAVRELKTRPGRELQVHGSARLASALLSAGIVDTLRLVVAPAVLGSGRRLLTHPAAATGLRLVRHEATTRGLLLLEYEVTGAAVVGDYAGVTDLR, from the coding sequence ATGAAGGTCGCCGTGCTGGAGTTCATCACCCTCGACGGCGTGAGCCAGGCTCCTGGTTCGTCCACCGAGGACACCAGCGATGGTTTCACCAAGGGCGGCTGGCTCGTGCCGCACATGGACGAGGTGTTCGTCCGGCGCACGTCGGAATGGCTGGACTGCGCCGACGGCCTGCTGCTCGGCCGGCGGACGTACACGGCGTTCGCCCGCGACTGGCCGGCGATCACCGACCCCGACGACCCGTTCACCGAGCGGATGAACTCGCTGCCGAAGTACGTCGTGTCGAACACGATCGAGGCGGGGAGCTGGTCGCCGACCACGGTGCTCCGCGGCGACCCTGTGGAGGCGGTCCGCGAGCTGAAGACGCGGCCGGGGCGGGAGTTGCAGGTCCACGGCAGTGCCCGGCTCGCCAGCGCGCTGCTGTCGGCGGGGATCGTCGATACGCTCCGGCTCGTCGTGGCGCCCGCCGTGCTCGGGTCGGGCCGCCGCCTGCTCACCCATCCCGCCGCGGCTACCGGACTTCGACTCGTCCGGCACGAGGCCACGACGCGGGGTCTGCTGCTCCTCGAGTACGAGGTCACCGGCGCTGCGGTCGTTGGCGACTACGCCGGCGTCACGGATCTCCGGTAG